Genomic segment of Acidobacteriota bacterium:
AGCTCGAGACCGTGTACCGGGAGGCCATGGCCGACCCCGCTTTCCGGAGGCGCTTCGCCGATCTTCTCCGTGATTTCGTCGGCCGGCCGACGCCCCTCACCTTCGCGGCGCGCCTCGGCGCGCGCTGCGGCGGCGCGCGCATCTACCTCAAGCGCGAGGACCTCTGTCACACCGGCGCGCACAAGATCAACAACGCCCTGGGCCAGGCCCTCCTCGCGCAGCGGATGGGAAAGCGCCGCGTCATCGCCGAGACGGGGGCCGGGCAGCACGGCGTCGCGACGGCGACGGCCGCCGCTCTGCTGGGCCTCTCGTGCGCCGTCTACATGGGCGAGGAGGACATGCGCCGGCAGGCGCTCAACGTCTACCGGATGAAGATGCTCGGCGCCGAGGTGGTGCCGGTCTCGTCGGGAAGCCGGACGCTGAAGGACGCGGTCAATGAGGCTCTTCGCGACTGGGTCACGACGGTGCGCGACACTCACTACATCCTCGGCTCCGTCCTCGGGCCGCATCCCTTCCCGGTCATGGTGCGCGACTTCCACGCCGTCATCGGCCGCGAGGCGCGCGAGCAGATCCTCGCGGCGTCGGGGACTCTGCCGTCGCTCCTCGTCGCCTGCGTCGGAGGGGGGAGCAACTCGATCGGCCTCTTCCACGCGTTCCTCGACGACCCCGTCGAGATGATCGGCGTGGAGGCGGGGGGGAAGGGCCTTCGGGGCGGCGAGCATGCGGCGCGCTTTCGCGGCGGGAGCCCGGGAGTGCTCCAGGGATCGCGGAGCTACGTCCTCCAGGACGACGACGGGAACATCCTCGGGACGCACTCTGTGTCGGCGGGGCTCGACTACCCGGCGATCGGCCCGGAGCACGCCTTCCTTCGCGACGCCGGTCGGATTTCGTACGCGGCGGCGTCGGACGCCGAGGCGCTCGACGCGTTCCACCTTCTCGCGGCCCTCGAGGGGATCGTGCCGGCGCTGGAGTCGGCGCACGCGGTCGCGCACATCCTGAAGATCGGCGCGGCGTACGCGTCGCGGGGGCCGGTGATCCTGAACATCTCGGGGCGCGGCGACAAGGACGTCGATCAGGTCGCCGCCCTGGAAACGACGCGATGACGCCGGGGAGGATCGAGGCGGCGTTCGCATCCTCGAAGTGGCCGGTCTTCATCCCGTACGTCACGGCGGGGGACCCGAGCGCCGACGCCACGCTGGCGATCTGCCTCGCGCTCGCGGAAGAGGGGGCCGGGGTGATCGAGATCGGCGTCCCTTTCTCGGATCCTCTCGCGGACGGACCCGTGATTCAGCGCGCGTGCGAGAGAGCGCTTGCCTCAGGGATGACGCTCTCCCGGGCGCTCGACCTCGCGATGCGGGTGCGCGCGGCGTCCCGGGTGGCGCTCGTCCTCTTCAGCTACGTGAACCCCATTCTCCGGATGGGGATCGAGCTCTTCGCGCTGCGGGCCGCGGCTTCGGGGATCGACGGGGCGCTGGTGACGGATCTCCCGTTCGAGGAGTCGGGGGCTCTGCGCGCGGCGCTCGACGGCCACGACATCCGGACGATCACGCTGCTGGCGCCGACGAGCGGCGCGGCGCGGATTTCGCTGCTGCCGCAATCCGCCGGGGGGTTCATCTACTACATCTCGCGGACCGGGGTGACGGGGGAAAAGGCGGCGCTGCCGTCGGGGCTCGCCGACGAGGTCGCGGCTCTGCGGAAGGCGACATCGCTTCCCGTCGCGGTCGGCTTCGGGATCAGCACCGCGGAGCAGTACCTTCGCGTCGGGGCGATCGCGGACGGCGTGGTCGTCGGCTCGGCCATCGTGAGGGCGATCGAGGAAGGCGGTGGCGACCCGGTCGGCGCGGCACGAAGGGCGGCGCGGAGGATCGTCGGGGAGCCCGGGCGCGCTCAGGGTTGATCGGCGCCGAAGCGGATTCCCACCGTCATCATCGCGCCGCCGTGCAGGATCTGCGGCGGGTGGAAGACGACGCGCGCGGACCGCTCGGCGACGCGATCTGCGAACTCATCCGCGTGCTCGAGCCGATAATACGTCCGTGCCTCCCAGGTCCCGAGCGCGGCGCCGGCGAGGACGTCGGAGAGGTAGTGCTCGTCCTGGTCGACGCGGGTGTAGATGACGTATCCGGCCATGCCGTACAGCACGCCGAACGTGAACTTCCGCGCGAGGCTGTGCAGTCCGACCTTGCGGGCGACGGTGCGCTCCAGGTACGAGAGCATCGTGAAGGAGCCGCTGGCGTGGCCGGAGGGGAAGGACCGGTGGTAGTGCCTCCGCGCGTTCAGCGCGTCGAAGCTGGCCGCCCCCGTGGCGTTCGGATCCGCGAACTCGAGACCGGGCCGGTGGCGTCCCACGATGTTCTTGACCAGCGAAGTGATCCCCCGGTTCGTGAGGATCGCATCGGCGAACCCGAACATGTCGTTCGCCATCTCGTGACGATCGCCGAAGTCGAGACCGATGATGGCGGAGAAGCCGAGAACCTTGAACGCGACCAGGGACTGCCGGTTGATGAAACCGTTGTAGTCGTTCGGGTTCTTCAGCGTGGCGCGGACGGCCTTGTCGAACCCCGGCGGATCCTCGAAGAGCAGCGGTTCGCGCGAAAAGCCGACGTAACGGTTGTAGAGCACGGCCGCCGTGTTGACGCCTGCCGCGAAGGTGAAGCGCCAGCCGTGCTCCCTCATGAACCGGGAAAAGGCTCCGTCTCGAACCGAGCTGTC
This window contains:
- the trpB gene encoding tryptophan synthase subunit beta; protein product: MAPLAELETVYREAMADPAFRRRFADLLRDFVGRPTPLTFAARLGARCGGARIYLKREDLCHTGAHKINNALGQALLAQRMGKRRVIAETGAGQHGVATATAAALLGLSCAVYMGEEDMRRQALNVYRMKMLGAEVVPVSSGSRTLKDAVNEALRDWVTTVRDTHYILGSVLGPHPFPVMVRDFHAVIGREAREQILAASGTLPSLLVACVGGGSNSIGLFHAFLDDPVEMIGVEAGGKGLRGGEHAARFRGGSPGVLQGSRSYVLQDDDGNILGTHSVSAGLDYPAIGPEHAFLRDAGRISYAAASDAEALDAFHLLAALEGIVPALESAHAVAHILKIGAAYASRGPVILNISGRGDKDVDQVAALETTR
- a CDS encoding tryptophan synthase subunit alpha; its protein translation is MTPGRIEAAFASSKWPVFIPYVTAGDPSADATLAICLALAEEGAGVIEIGVPFSDPLADGPVIQRACERALASGMTLSRALDLAMRVRAASRVALVLFSYVNPILRMGIELFALRAAASGIDGALVTDLPFEESGALRAALDGHDIRTITLLAPTSGAARISLLPQSAGGFIYYISRTGVTGEKAALPSGLADEVAALRKATSLPVAVGFGISTAEQYLRVGAIADGVVVGSAIVRAIEEGGGDPVGAARRAARRIVGEPGRAQG
- a CDS encoding phosphatase PAP2 family protein; protein product: MREHGWRFTFAAGVNTAAVLYNRYVGFSREPLLFEDPPGFDKAVRATLKNPNDYNGFINRQSLVAFKVLGFSAIIGLDFGDRHEMANDMFGFADAILTNRGITSLVKNIVGRHRPGLEFADPNATGAASFDALNARRHYHRSFPSGHASGSFTMLSYLERTVARKVGLHSLARKFTFGVLYGMAGYVIYTRVDQDEHYLSDVLAGAALGTWEARTYYRLEHADEFADRVAERSARVVFHPPQILHGGAMMTVGIRFGADQP